In Acidaminococcus timonensis, one DNA window encodes the following:
- a CDS encoding dicarboxylate/amino acid:cation symporter: MTAANGKSRSTLANYRDPIILITFCVLGAILGLQLGPKAAFLKPIGQIFLNLLFCLIVPLIFFSIAGSIANTKDTGKVGKMIGYTLIIFIITATISGGLILLVTHFTGVPTSFSVPTAAAGAAAGKPVTIADQIVNTLTVGDLPLLISRFHVLPLIILTIFFGICVSMIGEPAKPVVDWMNAMSLVCYKMVAILMKAAPIGLGAYFADLTGTYGVDLLKTYGSAMAVFYTVVFVYFFVFLGFYAWLAAGSWGVRNYFKVILAPALTALGTRSSAATIPLQMEACDKLGVPREISSVVVSMGATCHMDGACIAVVYSEVLATALFGHPLAGFDFILALFLGVCASVATSSVPGGGAAGETMIVSVFHLPESAFPILLMVIELFDPGCTLLNSCGDTVVSMMISRIFYGKDWYKKNLNGNLPGKEALVHEN, encoded by the coding sequence ATGACAGCCGCAAACGGCAAATCCCGGTCCACACTGGCCAACTACCGGGATCCCATCATCCTGATCACGTTCTGCGTCCTGGGCGCCATCCTGGGACTGCAACTGGGGCCCAAGGCCGCGTTCCTGAAGCCCATCGGCCAGATTTTCCTGAACTTATTGTTCTGCCTCATCGTTCCTCTGATTTTCTTCTCCATCGCCGGTTCCATCGCCAACACCAAGGATACGGGCAAGGTGGGGAAGATGATCGGCTACACCCTGATCATCTTCATCATCACGGCCACCATCTCCGGCGGCCTGATCCTGCTGGTGACCCACTTCACCGGGGTGCCCACGTCCTTTAGTGTGCCCACGGCTGCCGCTGGTGCCGCCGCCGGGAAACCGGTGACCATCGCGGACCAGATTGTCAACACCCTGACGGTGGGCGACCTGCCGCTCCTGATTTCCCGTTTCCACGTGCTGCCGCTCATTATCCTGACCATCTTCTTCGGCATCTGCGTCTCTATGATCGGCGAACCGGCCAAACCGGTGGTGGACTGGATGAACGCCATGAGCCTGGTGTGCTACAAGATGGTAGCCATCCTCATGAAAGCCGCCCCCATCGGCCTGGGCGCCTACTTCGCCGATTTGACCGGCACCTACGGCGTGGACCTGCTGAAGACGTACGGCAGCGCCATGGCTGTGTTCTACACCGTGGTGTTCGTCTACTTCTTCGTGTTCCTGGGCTTCTACGCCTGGCTGGCCGCCGGCAGCTGGGGCGTTCGGAACTACTTCAAGGTCATCCTGGCTCCGGCCCTGACCGCCCTGGGTACCCGTTCCTCCGCCGCCACCATCCCGCTGCAGATGGAAGCCTGCGACAAGCTGGGCGTGCCCCGGGAGATTTCTTCGGTGGTGGTTTCCATGGGCGCTACCTGCCACATGGACGGTGCCTGCATCGCTGTGGTGTACTCTGAAGTGCTGGCCACGGCTCTGTTCGGCCATCCTCTGGCCGGTTTCGACTTCATCCTGGCCCTGTTCCTGGGCGTGTGCGCATCCGTAGCCACCTCCTCCGTACCCGGTGGTGGTGCAGCCGGTGAAACCATGATCGTCTCCGTGTTCCACCTGCCGGAAAGCGCGTTCCCCATCCTGCTCATGGTCATCGAGCTGTTCGACCCCGGGTGCACCCTGCTGAACTCCTGCGGCGATACGGTGGTGTCCATGATGATCAGCCGCATTTTCTACGGCAAAGACTGGTATAAAAAGAATCTCAACGGAAATCTGCCCGGAAAGGAAGCTCTCGTCCATGAAAATTGA
- the hcp gene encoding hydroxylamine reductase has product MENKMFCYQCQETAGCKGCTIVGVCGKKPEVAAMQDLLIYVTKGLSAVTTALRAAGKNVDRNVNHLVTVNLFTTITNANFDREAIIDRIKDTLKVKTDLLAQLGDTADLPEAALWNGAEAEFDAKAKTVGVLATENEDIRSLRELITYGLKGLSAYSKHANVLAQDDEEVDAFIQRALAATLDDTKSVDDLVALTLETGKYGVQGMALLDKANTTAYGNPEITTVDIGVRKNPGILISGHDLKDLEMLLDQTQGTGVDVYTHSEMLPAHYYPFFKKYKNFAGNYGNAWWKQKEEFESFNGPILMTTNCIVPPKDSYKNRLWTTGAAGYPGCNHVAADENGHKDFSALIEQAKTCPAPTEIETGSIVGGFAHEQVFALADKVVDAVKSGAIKKFVVMAGCDGRMKSREYYTEFAKALPKDTVILTAGCAKYKYNKLNLGDIGGIPRVLDAGQCNDSYSLALIALKLKEVFGLKDINDLPLVFNIAWYEQKAVIVLLALLYLGVKNIHLGPTLPAFLSPNVANVLVKNFGIAGIGTVEDDMRLFFGA; this is encoded by the coding sequence GCTATGCAGGATCTGCTGATCTACGTGACCAAGGGTCTGTCCGCTGTGACCACCGCTCTGCGGGCTGCCGGAAAGAACGTTGACCGCAACGTGAACCATCTGGTGACTGTCAACCTGTTCACCACCATCACCAACGCCAACTTCGACCGGGAAGCCATCATCGACCGGATCAAAGATACCCTGAAAGTGAAAACTGACCTGCTGGCTCAGCTGGGTGACACCGCTGACCTGCCGGAAGCTGCTCTGTGGAACGGTGCTGAAGCAGAATTCGATGCCAAAGCCAAGACCGTGGGCGTACTGGCTACCGAAAACGAAGACATCCGTTCCCTGCGCGAACTGATCACCTACGGCCTGAAAGGTCTGTCTGCCTACAGCAAACATGCCAACGTATTGGCCCAGGACGACGAAGAAGTGGATGCTTTCATCCAACGCGCTCTGGCTGCTACCCTGGATGATACCAAATCCGTGGACGACCTGGTTGCCCTGACTCTGGAAACCGGTAAATACGGCGTACAGGGCATGGCTCTGCTGGACAAAGCCAACACCACGGCTTACGGCAACCCTGAAATTACCACTGTGGACATCGGCGTGCGCAAGAATCCGGGCATCCTGATTTCCGGTCACGACCTGAAAGACCTGGAAATGCTGCTGGATCAGACCCAGGGCACTGGCGTGGATGTATACACCCATTCCGAAATGCTGCCGGCTCATTACTATCCTTTCTTCAAGAAATACAAGAACTTCGCCGGCAACTATGGGAACGCCTGGTGGAAACAGAAGGAAGAATTCGAAAGCTTCAACGGCCCCATCCTGATGACCACCAACTGCATCGTTCCTCCGAAAGACAGCTACAAGAACCGTCTGTGGACCACCGGTGCTGCCGGCTATCCTGGCTGCAACCATGTAGCTGCTGACGAAAACGGGCACAAGGACTTCAGCGCCCTGATCGAACAGGCCAAGACCTGCCCGGCTCCTACTGAAATCGAAACCGGTTCCATCGTGGGCGGCTTCGCTCATGAACAGGTCTTCGCCCTGGCTGACAAAGTGGTCGACGCTGTGAAATCCGGCGCCATCAAGAAGTTCGTGGTCATGGCTGGCTGCGACGGCCGTATGAAGAGCCGTGAATACTACACGGAATTTGCCAAAGCTCTGCCGAAGGATACCGTCATCCTGACCGCCGGCTGCGCCAAATACAAATATAACAAACTGAACCTGGGCGATATCGGTGGCATTCCCCGTGTCCTGGATGCCGGTCAGTGCAATGACTCCTACTCCCTGGCTTTGATCGCTCTGAAACTGAAGGAAGTCTTCGGTCTGAAAGACATCAACGACCTGCCTCTGGTATTCAACATTGCCTGGTACGAACAGAAAGCAGTCATCGTTCTGCTGGCCCTGCTGTACCTGGGTGTGAAGAACATCCATCTGGGACCCACCCTGCCGGCCTTCCTGAGCCCGAACGTGGCCAACGTCCTGGTGAAGAACTTCGGTATTGCCGGTATCGGCACGGTAGAAGACGACATGAGACTGTTCTTCGGTGCCTGA
- a CDS encoding DUF488 domain-containing protein has translation MGKLQVKRIYEAPEETDGSRVLVDRLWPRGIKKEKAELTAWEKAIAPTNELRKAFGHDPEKFPAFAQKYEDELEKSPESGAFLEKIKSFLDAGNVTLLYGAKDPEHNNAVVLKEWIEKKEL, from the coding sequence ATGGGAAAGCTGCAAGTGAAACGGATTTATGAAGCTCCGGAAGAAACGGACGGCAGCCGGGTCCTGGTGGACCGGCTGTGGCCCCGGGGCATCAAGAAGGAAAAGGCAGAGCTGACCGCCTGGGAGAAAGCCATCGCTCCCACAAACGAACTGCGGAAGGCGTTCGGCCATGATCCGGAAAAGTTCCCGGCCTTCGCCCAGAAGTATGAGGACGAGCTGGAAAAGAGTCCGGAAAGTGGTGCCTTTCTGGAAAAAATAAAATCGTTCCTGGATGCCGGCAACGTAACGCTTCTCTACGGTGCCAAGGATCCGGAACACAACAATGCGGTGGTCCTGAAAGAGTGGATCGAAAAAAAGGAGCTGTGA
- a CDS encoding alpha/beta hydrolase family protein has translation MKIDARYLLEEPELGDAALPDSLELDLPIDGDRILGEVYLPAGVYEGPHPAVILCHGIPGTNNNDDVAQCLRRMGCVVIRPYHRGAWGSEGIYSFSHCIQDAIALARWAREEVAKAYDIDPKNIFLAGHSNGGNTVLNAARYLPFLRGIIAFCPYDHQAGLEHIPHQDLKTAFEEAAAVLHVGRFEDLWQDSVEHASEWSFTANAHRFQDRNLLLIGGRRDTVAPPEWMIEPLWQELEAMPTQSHHKKVLLDTNHGLDNARLELIQTMGEWIQEVVED, from the coding sequence ATGAAAATTGATGCCCGCTATCTGCTGGAAGAACCGGAACTGGGTGACGCCGCCCTGCCCGACTCCCTGGAACTGGACCTGCCCATCGACGGCGACCGGATCCTGGGCGAAGTTTATCTGCCAGCCGGGGTCTACGAAGGCCCCCATCCCGCGGTGATTTTGTGCCACGGCATCCCCGGCACCAACAACAACGACGATGTGGCCCAGTGCCTGCGCCGGATGGGCTGTGTGGTGATCCGGCCCTACCACCGGGGTGCCTGGGGCAGCGAGGGGATCTACTCCTTCTCCCACTGCATCCAGGACGCCATTGCCCTGGCCCGCTGGGCCCGGGAAGAGGTGGCGAAAGCCTATGACATCGACCCGAAGAACATCTTCCTGGCCGGCCATTCCAACGGAGGCAACACGGTACTGAACGCTGCCCGCTACCTGCCGTTCCTGCGGGGCATCATCGCCTTCTGTCCCTACGACCACCAGGCCGGGCTGGAGCACATCCCCCACCAGGACCTGAAGACTGCCTTCGAGGAAGCCGCCGCTGTGCTCCATGTGGGCCGGTTCGAAGACCTGTGGCAGGACAGTGTGGAGCACGCCAGCGAATGGAGCTTTACCGCCAATGCCCATCGGTTCCAGGACCGGAACCTGCTGCTCATTGGCGGCCGCCGGGACACGGTGGCTCCGCCGGAATGGATGATCGAGCCCCTGTGGCAAGAGCTGGAAGCCATGCCCACCCAAAGCCATCATAAAAAAGTGCTGCTGGATACCAACCACGGCCTGGACAACGCCCGTCTGGAGCTCATCCAGACCATGGGCGAATGGATCCAGGAAGTCGTGGAAGACTGA